The genomic window caGTTTTTAAGtgtgcaaatattttttcttcaaatttttttttgatttagcacGCTTAGTtgtaaatacaaatttgtatgcatttcttttgtatttttgtatttgaaagcatttagttaaacctttttttgcatttccattaTTTGTGGCTTACAGAGTTGGCATAAagattttttcatttacaaataTCCAACAATCAATACttgattataattttgttttcatttctttAGCTGCTTTTTGTAAACATGCATTGAACTCTTCAAATTCCTTATCGCAAATAAGATGTTGCACATTTAAATCTCGCGTCACACATGCCGCATAAATTGCTGCTTTATCAGCGCATTTGCCGAGCAGCAGGGGATAATTGCGTAGTCTCTGTTTAGCTTTGCGCACTGATTCCAttccttaaaaaaattatttttgttcacTTTTTTAGATTATGTATTTGTTGACTTTTATTGATTTTGTATTTGCTTAACGCTTGTGGGGTGGTGGTATACCACCTGGTGGTGGTAGAGGGGGATCGGCAATGAAAGCGTCGTATATTGGTCGTGAAAATAAAACCAACATTGAGATGGTAAGAAAAGTAATTTGAAATAGTCGTGGATTACGTTGAACCCAGTTGCGTTTTGGTAGTACCGCTGTGCGACGACGTTTTTCACCACCTTGTGCTTCTTCCTGTAGCTCTTGAATTCTTTGCTGAATTTCAGGTGAAGATTTATATGGCGGGATGGGCGGTTTTTGCATTATTCACTAGAAGTTAAACATAAGATTACAAATAATTAGTTTGATATAAAAGGACAAGTAAAAATCGTATATAAAGTAATCTGCTGTATGAAAGAttacgagtcactctagctcaacttcgatctggatactgtaacaggttaaactcttacctatcctgaatcaaccccgacatacaaaatgtatgccctgcatgcaatgtgtccccacatgaaaccaacatcgtcataattgcaaggggtaaattcgagactacgctctgtgacataatacaaagagTATTGAACATTACAAGGGGATGGTGCGCCAGCGTGGGGCTTAATATCAACCCATCAAAGACAACCATCATCatcttcaccagaagaagggtcctaccagccctgagagcactaacaatagatggcgtgacactagaatatggaaccgctgtgaaatacttgggggtcacCTTTGAtaccaagctcctatggaaacaacACTTCAACTCATTGAAaactagggccacgaggtccatcatggtatgcaaacgtctagcaggcaaaacatggggctgtagcccacatgtgctaagatggatgtacaccatgatagtaaaacctatgataacatatggctcgaTAGCGCGGGCATCGAGACCAACTCGGGCGACGACAAGGTAAGCACTGTCAAAACTtaagcgactggcatgtgtgtgcatcacaggagctatgcgcacatgcccaaCAATATCGCTGAaagctatcctcgatctaaccccgctgTATATAacgatagagcagtcagccaagcgaatcCTCCTGAATATcgtcaaggagggctcgggcaaagataaagtcatatcgtcccggaacatggaggaatttAGAGAGAAGATCCCactctctcaactcccgagggatgatatcctcaggcagatagtgtatgagaaaaggtataaagtggaactgggagacaagggtacatgGGAGAAAAGCAGAATTGCGAtcattcatcagctaaataggatagtatggtataccgacgGCTCGAAggcgccagaggggattggatcagGAGTCGtgggacccagagccaagatatcaataccTCTGAAAgaatacccgagcatttttcaagcggaagtgttCACCATAAGCCGGtgcgctgacctgaaccttcagcgcaaatactccaatgaaacaattgccatactcagtgacagtcaggccgccctcaaggcaatctcggcgtttgaaataaaatcagcactggtccttgagtgcattgaaaagctaaatcaactaggagcacacaacgaactaATGCTGGCCTTGGTTCCTGGCCACAAgggagttgagggtaatgagcaggcggacagccttgccagagaggcagcaacgacacgaactattggtcccgagccgttcctgccagtaggcccgcagaaaattagggggcatctattagtaCAAGACAGGGGAAAGAGgcaagaacactggcgcaatatgataggcctgagacaatctaagttactattagggggttacagcacaaaacgatatagggcattaataggcctctcgaaagataacctaagaatcctaacagctat from Eurosta solidaginis isolate ZX-2024a chromosome 3, ASM4086904v1, whole genome shotgun sequence includes these protein-coding regions:
- the LOC137243640 gene encoding uncharacterized protein gives rise to the protein MESVRKAKQRLRNYPLLLGKCADKAAIYAACVTRDLNVQHLICDKEFEEFNACLQKAAKEMKTKL
- the LOC137243638 gene encoding uncharacterized protein, which codes for MQKPPIPPYKSSPEIQQRIQELQEEAQGGEKRRRTAVLPKRNWVQRNPRLFQITFLTISMLVLFSRPIYDAFIADPPLPPPGGIPPPHKR